In Melopsittacus undulatus isolate bMelUnd1 chromosome 6, bMelUnd1.mat.Z, whole genome shotgun sequence, the following proteins share a genomic window:
- the LOC101881166 gene encoding G-protein coupled receptor 55-like — MNETRDNSSISSISATVELFQLIMYTPIFTLGLLFNVMALSFLFFKVKKLSESTVYMVALIFLDTLLLFTLPFKIISYHLQNQWNLGSVFCSTLESLYFVNMYGSILISLCICVDRYIAIRHPFTAPTLRSIKKAAIVCAIICLGTSAGTASTFQLHGKGHNISSCFHNFSKSTWENAGLFSALEVTFFSSMATMTFCTAQTIRCLRKHRKPDNPQTHTTRAETIVVTNLAAFLVCFTPYHVAYFLYFLVKNNIIHTRFQQVLRDILQVTLCWANLNCCLDGACYYFVLKESMEDPLQNTV, encoded by the coding sequence ATGAATGAGACCCGTGacaacagcagcatcagcagtaTTAGTGCTACTGTGGAACTGTTCCAGCTCATCATGTACACCCCCATATTCACTCTGGGACTGCTGTTCAATGTGATGGCTCTgtcatttctgttttttaagGTTAAAAAGTTGTCAGAGTCTACAGTCTACATGGTAGCCCTTATTTTCCTGGATACTTTGCTGCTGTTTactcttccttttaaaatcatttccTACCACCTTCAGAACCAGTGGAACTTGGGGTCTGTGTTTTGCTCCACCTTGGAGAGTCTTTACTTTGTAAACATGTATGGCAGCATCCTCATCTCCCTATGCATCTGTGTAGACCGATACATTGCCATCCGGCACCCTTTCACAGCTCCCACCCTGCGATCCATCAAGAAAGCTGCTATAGTCTGTGCTATCATCTGCCTGGGCACCTCAGCCGGGACAGCCTCTACTTTCCAACTGCATGGAAAGGGCCACAACATCTCATCCTGCTTCCATAACTTCTCCAAGAGCACATGGGAAAATGCAGGCCTGTTCAGCGCCTTGGAGGTCACCTTCTTCAGCAGCATGGCAACCATGACCTTCTGCACTGCTCAGACCATCAGGTGCctgagaaagcacagaaaaccgGATAACCCCCAAACACACACCACAAGGGCAGAGACGATAGTGGTGACAAACCTTGCGGCATTTCTGGTCTGCTTCACACCTTATCACGTGGCATACTTCCTGTACTTCTTGGTGAAGAATAACATCATTCACACCAGGTTTCAGCAGGTGCTACGAGACATCCTTCAGGTCACCCTTTGCTGGGCAAACCTGAATTGCTGTCTTGATGGGGCatgttattattttgttttaaaggagtCAATGGAAGACCCATTGCAAAACACTGTATGA